TTTTTGGGGTTGTTTATTTCACAATTTCCGAAACCTCAAATCCTCACACTCGGGGTCGTCATGGTTGGCAAGGTTGGATGATTGCTAGCAAAGATCGACGATTACGCACCTACATTGTTGCCAATATCGTGATTACCACTTATCTTGCTCAGATTTATAGCACTATGCCGTTATATTTCAAAAACTTTGCTCAGCAGGGTGTTGGACTTTCAGAAGTGGTCATTACGGGATTATTCTCTTGGCATTTGGGGGCAAGCGTGGCGAGTCAACTGCCGGTGGCCCGCTTTCTACGACGGTGGCCCTATCCCCAGGGACTGATGACCTCTGTGGGTTGCTGGGGCCTCGGGTTTTTGTTGATTGGGATGACCGGTCTAGCAAGCCAAGGCGCGCTGATATGGGCAATTGTGGGATTGGGCGTACTTGCGATCGCAACCGTCGCTTACATGCCCATTGCCTCCTCTTTAGTCGCTGATTTAGCCCCCATCGAGTTCCGAGGAGTGTATCTATCCATCAATTCTCTCTGTTGGGCAGTCGGCTATTTTCTGGGGCCCGCTCTAGGCGGTCTGGCCCTCGATCAAAAGCAGCCATGGATCGATATTTATTGGGGACTGCTGGCTCTGAGTATTGGTTTAGCCCTCATGGTTTTAAAGCGTTTGGATAATCTGATGGGGAAATCACCCACAACCGCTCTAACATCAGGCAGTCCACACTAGATATTAAACGTCCAGGCTTCACTCAGCTTTTTTGCCAGACAATGGGAGAGTAATATGCTCTCAGCGACTAAGAGCAAGCTCTTAATATGACCCTCTGTATTGCCCCTCAATGTTCCAAGCCAGAAAATTCTGACAACAGCGTATTTTGCCAAACCTGTGGGTCAGAGCTCCTCCTAGAAGGTCGATATCGCGTTACCCAAGTCATTGGCCAAGGCGGATTTGGCAAAACCTATGAAGTGCGCGAAGTAGTTAGAGCCACAGGTACCAGCAATAGTGGCATTCCTAAAGTTCTCAAAGTCTTGATCGATCAGCAGCCCAAAGCCGTTGAATTGTTTACACGGGAAGCCCAAGTCCTTAGCCAACTGCGTCATCCTGGCATTCCCCATGTCGACACCGATGGCCACTTTATCTTTTGGCCACGGGATAGCCAGACTTCTCTACATTGCCTGATCATGGAAAAAATCGAGGGGCTAGATCTATGCGGCTATATGAAACAGCGTCAGTTTCGGCCCATCAGTGAACAGCTAGCCCTGGAATGGTTGATGCAAATCATGACTATTTTGGATGAAGTGCATGCTAAACAATTTTTCCATCGCGATATCAAACCATCCAACATCATGCTGCGCCCGGATGGACAGATGGTGCTAATTGACTTCGGTGCCGTCAGAGCTGTAACCCAAACCTACATGGCCAAGCAAGGGGCTCAAGGGGTAACTGGTATTCATTCCATGGGGTTCACGCCCCCCGAGCAGATGAATGGACAGGCCGTGATGCAGTCCGATTTTTATGCCCTGGGTCGAACATGGATCTATCTGTTAACTGGCAAAGAGCCTACCGATAGCAGTATCTACGATCCCTATAGCGACCAATGCCAATGGCGAGAGTCAGCAACCCACATTTCACCCCCCTTCGCAAATTTAGTGGATGACTTGATGGCCCGATTGCCCAAGGATCGGCCAGCTAACACGCAAATTATTCTGCAACGTTTACGAGATCTAGATCGAGGTTTAGAACAATCTCGCCAGCAAACTGAGGTGAGTCCAGCTTCTAGCCCACCCCCTTTCTCCAGGCCAGTAGCGCCATCCTCACCGACTCAGCCTCCTCCTGTCCCTCCATCAAACTTGCCTCCTACGGATCTTCAGGCACCGCCCGAACCCTTACCTGCCTATGTGCCGCCTCCCCAATCTGCCCCTTTCCCCATCTCACAACCCCCGACAGGTGTACCTTCTACAGATATTCAGACACCTGGATATTCCACCCCACCCAATCCTTCTAGCCAGCAAAACCAACCACCATTGCCACCGCCTAAGAAAGAATTAGAGGAGGCGAATCAGCAGATCAAAACAGCCTGGATTGCAGGTACAGTTACGACCGTTATTACGTTGCTGGCCATGTTGGTACTATCAGGGTCAGAAGGAGGAGACTTGTTATGGATTGATGTCTTGCTAACGGCAGGTTTTACGTTTGGTATTTATAAGAAAATACGCGCTTGCGCTGTACTGATGTTGATTTACTTTATTTTGAGTAAATTGCTGCAAATCATTGCTGCTCTT
The Acaryochloris marina S15 genome window above contains:
- a CDS encoding serine/threonine-protein kinase, with product MTLCIAPQCSKPENSDNSVFCQTCGSELLLEGRYRVTQVIGQGGFGKTYEVREVVRATGTSNSGIPKVLKVLIDQQPKAVELFTREAQVLSQLRHPGIPHVDTDGHFIFWPRDSQTSLHCLIMEKIEGLDLCGYMKQRQFRPISEQLALEWLMQIMTILDEVHAKQFFHRDIKPSNIMLRPDGQMVLIDFGAVRAVTQTYMAKQGAQGVTGIHSMGFTPPEQMNGQAVMQSDFYALGRTWIYLLTGKEPTDSSIYDPYSDQCQWRESATHISPPFANLVDDLMARLPKDRPANTQIILQRLRDLDRGLEQSRQQTEVSPASSPPPFSRPVAPSSPTQPPPVPPSNLPPTDLQAPPEPLPAYVPPPQSAPFPISQPPTGVPSTDIQTPGYSTPPNPSSQQNQPPLPPPKKELEEANQQIKTAWIAGTVTTVITLLAMLVLSGSEGGDLLWIDVLLTAGFTFGIYKKIRACAVLMLIYFILSKLLQIIAALDANAGINPIAIGFGGLFLYFYAQGVKGTYTFHRLTNPQQP
- a CDS encoding MFS transporter: MKFFRWQGWARWIPVLDPQVWILAAGRLLSQMGTGFTLYFLQIFFVNKVGLTATSVGFAIGSASISGIVGRVLSGSMTDSRWWGRRRTLLLSLFISAIAAGIIAIAHSFWMLVLGNIVMGFGVGLYWPATEAIIADLSAGEQRQEAFTITRFADSAGLGLGVILGGGWIAFTQAYRALFIIDAVSFVMFFGVVYFTISETSNPHTRGRHGWQGWMIASKDRRLRTYIVANIVITTYLAQIYSTMPLYFKNFAQQGVGLSEVVITGLFSWHLGASVASQLPVARFLRRWPYPQGLMTSVGCWGLGFLLIGMTGLASQGALIWAIVGLGVLAIATVAYMPIASSLVADLAPIEFRGVYLSINSLCWAVGYFLGPALGGLALDQKQPWIDIYWGLLALSIGLALMVLKRLDNLMGKSPTTALTSGSPH